From one Anopheles cruzii chromosome 3, idAnoCruzAS_RS32_06, whole genome shotgun sequence genomic stretch:
- the LOC128270687 gene encoding methylcytosine dioxygenase TET gives MMVADFVTRQQNGSPLNGEIPGQNHHANSNMPAHSALLMSNNSSNSNSSGRASPHTSSESEFPQNGYELAAHLKRKELFSQRKQREFIPDNKKDDSYWDRRRRNNEAAKRSREKRRFNDMVLEQRVVELTKENHVLKAQLDAIKSKYNICGENLVSVDQIMATLPTNEQVLSSTKRVKLSNGGAGGRSTSPGGQSVSMFPLSRSPSRQRTASPTQSDPSGPAAATVEGGSPHIQLSQPSPTPSSQQAPVIHPNPNIESPPPQGGGLASPPVHSSTGAIQHTGSLPVHAIYRSIEYERGNGEVVHGKVSPPLTGRSPSQIRLELLERNLDLDHQHHHHHLHQHQQQLGQHGQQGQHHLQPHHHPLHHQLQPSHHHHQHQHQYGHHQHQREVIRESVIDHRGEHHHPGALQHHQLQQQQQQPQAQHIHHSNHHHRVLAANGGHELVVDDRDDRSPSPPAPSVARFGSPTTTTTTTASHAGSPPAATAATSSTSPSGSAGSPPAHLPLAAHSHHFPSHHHPHHPHHLHHPYVLGATSPYASSSSTSSPPASAAAVASLPASYTTVAAAAAVAAYAAGGLYGGSPPRHHPADLLSPSVALTLTANVLNLSRRAPSPYETAASGSGASPPRSASSGAEDEPDVGRDTGRELHEHANSLPVKLRHKSHLGDKDAASALLALQNIKQEPVGSLRSSSPSWDDGGDGGCSSDERDSGISTNEWPTKAEQKMMPASPPAAAAGSSSSSAGGGSAIASTAAMMAKITSIPASVVISKKTEENIHLQSKLARLESEVATIKNMMISSTAGSAFGVTAAAQ, from the exons ATGATGGTGGCGGACTTCGTGACACGACAGCAGAACGGTTCGCCGCTGAACGGCGAAATACCCGGCCAGAATCACCACGCCAACTCCAACATGCCCG CCCACAGTGCCTTGCTGATGAGTAACAACAGTAGCAACAGTAACAGCTCCGGCCGGGCCAGCCCGCACACCTCGTCCGAGTCGGAGTTCCCGCAGAACGGGTACGAGCTGGCGGCGCACCTGAAGCGCAAGGAGCTGTTCTCGCAGCGCAAGCAGCGCGAGTTCATCCCGGACAACAAGAAGGACGACAGCTACtgggaccggcggcggcgcaataATGAGGCGGCCAAACGGTCACGCGAGAAGCGCCGCTTCAACGACATGGTGCTGGAGCAGCGTGTGGTCGAGCTGACGAAGGAGAACCACGTGCTGAAGGCGCAGCTGGACGCGATCAAGAGCAAGTACAACATCTGCGGCGAGAACCTGGTGAGCGTGGACCAGATCATGGCGACGCTACCGACCAACGAGCAGGTCCTGAGCTCTACGAAGCGCGTGAAGTTGTCGAACGGTGGCGCGGGTGGCCGATCCACTAGCCCCGGTGGCCAGTCCGTTTCAATGTTCCCGCTGTCGCGTAGTCCCTCCCGCCAACGGACCGCTTCGCCGACGCAGTCGGACCCGTCAGGACCGGCCGCAGCGACGGTGGAGGGCGGATCCCCGCATATACAGCTGTCGCAACCCTCGCCAACGCCCTCGTCGCAACAGGCGCCAGTCAtccacccgaacccgaacatTGAGTCGCCTCCGCCCCAGGGCGGCGGTTTGGCGTCGCCTCCGGTCCACTCCTCGACCGGGGCGATCCAGCATACCGGCTCGTTGCCGGTGCACGCCATCTACCGGTCCATCGAGTATGAGCGGGGCAACGGAGAGGTGGTCCACGGGAAGGTGTCTCCGCCACTGACCGGGCGCAGTCCTTCGCAGATACGCCTGGAGCTGCTCGAGCGCAACCTGGACCTggatcaccagcaccaccaccatcacctccatcagcatcaacagcagctTGGACAGCACGGACAGCAGGGGCAGCATCACTTGCAGCCCCACCATCACCCGCTGCATCATCAGCTGCAACcgtcgcaccaccaccatcagcaccagcaccagtatggccaccaccaacaccagcggGAAGTGATCCGGGAGTCGGTGATCGATCATCGTggcgagcaccaccacccgggcgctcttcagcatcatcaactgcagcaacagcaacagcagccgcaggcACAACATATCCATCActccaaccaccaccaccgagtgctggcggccaacggtggccacgagCTGGTGGTGGACGACCGTGACGATCGCTCGCCATCCCCTCCGGCCCCGTCGGTGGCCCGCTTCGGTTCCCCCActacgaccaccaccaccaccgcgagcCACGCCGGTTCTCCGCCGGCGGCTACGGCCGCTACCTCCAGCACGAGTCCTTCCGGATCGGCCGGATCTCCACCGGCGCACCTACCGCTGGCGGCCCACTCGCACCACTTCCCGTCGCATCACCACCCACACCACCCGCACCACCTGCACCATCCGTACGTGCTGGGTGCGACCTCACCGTACGCCAGCAGTTCCTCCACATCGTCGCCGCCCGCTTCGGCTGCGGCCGTAGCTTCGCTCCCAGCCAGCTacacgacggtggcagcggctgccgccgtcgcagcGTACGCAGCCGGTGGCCTCTACGGTGGATCGCCACCCCGGCATCACCCGGCCGATCTCCTGTCACCGAGTGTCGCCCTCACGCTGACGGCCAACGTGCTCAATCTGAGCCGTCGGGCACCATCCCCGTACGAGACGGCCGCCAGCGGTAGCGGAGCCAGCCCACCCCGCAGTGCATCGTCCGGTGCCGAAGACGAACCGGACGTGGGGCGGGATACCGGGCGGGAGCTGCACGAGCACGCCAACAGCCTGCCGGTGAAGCTGCGCCACAAGTCACACCTCGGCGACAAGGATGCGGCCAGtgcgctgctggcgctgcagAACATCAAACAGGAACCGGTCGGATCGCTGCGATCGAGTTCGCCCTCGTGGgatgacggtggcgacggggGATGCTCGTCGGATGAGCGTGACTCGGGCATCTCGACGAACGAGTGGCCGACGAAGGCGGAACAGAAGATGATGCCGgcgtcgccgccggccgcagccgccggtTCCAGCAGTAGTAGTGCTGGCGGCGGATCGGCGATCGCTAGCACGGCGGCCATGATGGCCAAGATCACGTCCATCCCAGCATCGGTCGTGATCAGCAAGAAGACGGAGGAGAACATTCACCTGCAGTCGAAGCTGGCGCGGCTCGAGTCGGAGGTGGCCACCATCAAGAACATGATGATCTCGAGCACGGCCGGCAGCGCGTTCGGTGTGACGGCGGCCGCCCAGTAG